A stretch of Opitutus sp. ER46 DNA encodes these proteins:
- the rlmJ gene encoding 23S rRNA (adenine(2030)-N(6))-methyltransferase RlmJ — protein MNYRHHYHAGNFADVMKHVLLVRLLRALQQKPKPYLYLDTHAGRGAYDLRAAAIGDTLARTPEWPDGIGRLWHRAGLPEPVADYVALVREFDRARGNLESEVRYYPGSPVLASRVLRAEDRLALCEKHPAECDALRLEFGRRRTGPEGPGAAVQDMDGYTAIRAVLPPRERRALILVDPPYEAQDEFAQVATALGEGLKRFPSGVFALWYPLTERARVRDFLSAIVAGRPPATLVAELAIAGDEAARKLKGCGLVIVNPPWRFEAEARGTLGFLADVLAQEPGAAGRVDWLVPEQ, from the coding sequence TTGAACTACCGGCACCATTACCACGCGGGCAATTTTGCGGACGTGATGAAGCACGTCCTGCTCGTGCGCCTGTTGCGGGCGCTGCAGCAGAAGCCGAAGCCGTACCTTTATCTGGATACGCATGCCGGCCGCGGGGCGTATGACCTGCGGGCGGCGGCGATCGGCGACACGCTGGCGCGCACCCCGGAGTGGCCGGACGGCATCGGCCGGTTGTGGCATCGGGCGGGACTGCCGGAGCCGGTGGCCGACTACGTGGCGCTGGTGCGGGAGTTCGACCGGGCGCGGGGCAATCTTGAGTCGGAGGTGCGGTACTATCCCGGTTCCCCCGTGCTCGCGAGCCGCGTGCTGCGGGCCGAAGACCGGCTGGCATTGTGCGAGAAACACCCGGCGGAGTGCGACGCGCTGCGGCTGGAATTTGGGCGCCGGCGGACGGGACCGGAGGGCCCGGGAGCGGCGGTGCAGGACATGGATGGCTACACGGCGATCCGGGCGGTGCTGCCGCCGCGAGAGCGCCGGGCGTTGATTCTGGTGGATCCACCCTATGAGGCGCAGGACGAGTTTGCGCAGGTGGCGACGGCGCTGGGCGAGGGGCTGAAACGTTTCCCCAGTGGGGTGTTTGCGCTGTGGTATCCGCTCACGGAGCGGGCGCGCGTGCGGGATTTTCTCTCGGCCATCGTGGCGGGCCGGCCGCCGGCGACGCTCGTCGCGGAGCTGGCGATCGCGGGCGACGAGGCGGCGCGGAAGCTCAAAGGCTGCGGTCTGGTGATCGTCAACCCGCCCTGGCGTTTCGAGGCCGAGGCGCGCGGCACCCTCGGTTTTCTTGCCGACGTCCTGGCCCAGGAGCCGGGCGCGGCCGGGCGCGTGGACTGGCTCGTGCCGGAGCAATAA
- a CDS encoding Hsp20/alpha crystallin family protein, with product MHTIIHPFVSSSRKRTATPASSETFRQPHYDCDEQADALKLVVYLPGVTAAGIDIEGSGADLTITARKPQVVRVNWQALHLESVQRDYRLKLRLGHGFDYTAMQAEVSNGVLTVTLPKQAFARIGLARVA from the coding sequence ATGCACACGATCATCCACCCGTTCGTTTCCAGCAGCCGCAAGCGTACTGCGACTCCGGCGTCCTCCGAGACGTTCCGCCAGCCGCACTATGACTGCGACGAGCAGGCCGACGCGTTGAAGCTCGTCGTGTATCTGCCAGGCGTGACTGCCGCGGGCATCGACATCGAAGGCTCCGGCGCCGACCTGACGATCACGGCGCGCAAGCCGCAGGTCGTCCGCGTCAACTGGCAGGCCCTGCATCTGGAGAGCGTCCAGCGCGACTACCGGCTGAAGCTCCGGCTCGGCCATGGTTTCGACTACACCGCGATGCAGGCCGAGGTCAGCAACGGCGTCCTCACCGTGACGCTGCCGAAGCAGGCCTTCGCCCGTATCGGACTCGCCCGCGTCGCCTAG
- a CDS encoding nucleotide pyrophosphohydrolase has protein sequence MTAFADSVTTVEEIKQHVLAFAREREWLQFHTPKNLSMALAAEAGELMEHFLWTTPEQSQAVAQDPLKRGKIADELADVVIYAIEFANATGMDLSAAIEAKMIANGKKYPVEKARGRADKYTEL, from the coding sequence ATGACCGCGTTCGCCGACTCCGTTACCACTGTGGAAGAGATCAAGCAGCACGTGCTCGCGTTTGCGCGGGAGCGTGAATGGCTGCAGTTCCACACGCCGAAGAACCTCAGCATGGCGCTGGCCGCCGAGGCCGGGGAGTTGATGGAGCACTTCCTTTGGACGACCCCCGAGCAGTCGCAGGCGGTCGCGCAGGACCCGCTGAAACGCGGCAAGATCGCCGACGAACTTGCCGACGTGGTGATCTACGCCATCGAGTTTGCGAACGCGACGGGCATGGACCTCTCGGCGGCCATCGAGGCCAAGATGATCGCCAACGGGAAGAAGTACCCGGTCGAGAAGGCGCGCGGACGCGCCGACAAGTACACGGAACTCTGA
- a CDS encoding zinc ribbon domain-containing protein: MPTYIYETIPQKPGRKPRQFELQQSMHDAPLTKDPATGESVRRLISGGYGVITQHAAPPAPSCGGDCGCCCENN, from the coding sequence ATGCCCACGTACATCTACGAAACCATCCCGCAAAAGCCCGGTCGCAAGCCGCGCCAGTTCGAGTTGCAGCAGTCGATGCACGACGCGCCTTTGACGAAGGATCCCGCCACCGGGGAATCGGTGCGGCGGCTCATCTCCGGCGGCTACGGCGTCATCACGCAGCACGCGGCGCCGCCCGCGCCGTCCTGCGGGGGTGACTGCGGCTGCTGTTGCGAGAACAACTAA
- a CDS encoding phenylpyruvate tautomerase MIF-related protein yields MPYLKIQTNLPLSKKAERAVLKNASQLIAELLGKPESFVMVALQADTPMLFAGSDDPLAFLELKSIGLPAQRTKDLSEALCQMIEGHLGVPCDRIYVKFIDVKRGMWGWKGDTF; encoded by the coding sequence ATGCCGTACCTCAAAATCCAGACCAACCTTCCCCTGTCCAAGAAAGCCGAACGCGCTGTCCTCAAGAACGCCTCCCAGTTGATCGCGGAGCTGCTCGGCAAACCGGAGAGCTTCGTGATGGTCGCGCTGCAGGCCGACACCCCCATGCTCTTTGCCGGCAGCGACGATCCGCTCGCGTTCCTCGAGTTGAAGAGCATCGGGCTGCCTGCGCAGCGCACCAAGGACCTGTCGGAGGCGCTGTGCCAGATGATCGAGGGACACCTCGGCGTCCCGTGCGACCGCATCTACGTCAAGTTCATCGACGTGAAGCGCGGGATGTGGGGTTGGAAGGGCGACACGTTCTGA
- the mog gene encoding molybdopterin adenylyltransferase, which produces MISLGVINVSDRASAGVYADIPGQACVALLREWLTSPFEVDYQVVPDEQPVIEAELQRMADVAGCCLIVTTGGTGPAPRDVTPEATAAVCQKMLPGFGELMRATSLRYVPTAILSRQTAGIRGRCLIVNLPGRPKAIRENLEAVFPAIPYCIDLIGGPRLETAPSMPAFRPKA; this is translated from the coding sequence ATGATCAGTCTCGGCGTCATCAACGTTTCCGACCGCGCCAGCGCCGGCGTCTACGCCGACATCCCCGGCCAGGCCTGCGTCGCCCTCCTGCGCGAATGGCTCACCTCACCGTTCGAGGTCGATTATCAGGTCGTGCCCGACGAGCAGCCCGTGATCGAGGCCGAGCTCCAGCGCATGGCCGACGTCGCCGGCTGCTGCCTCATCGTCACCACGGGCGGCACCGGCCCGGCCCCGCGCGACGTCACGCCCGAGGCGACCGCCGCCGTCTGCCAGAAGATGCTGCCGGGGTTTGGCGAACTTATGCGGGCCACCTCGCTGCGCTACGTGCCCACCGCGATCCTTTCGCGGCAGACCGCCGGCATCCGCGGCCGGTGCCTGATCGTCAACCTGCCCGGCCGTCCCAAGGCGATCCGCGAGAACCTCGAGGCCGTCTTTCCCGCGATTCCCTACTGCATCGACCTGATCGGCGGGCCCCGCCTTGAGACCGCGCCAAGCATGCCCGCCTTTCGCCCAAAGGCCTGA
- the gluQRS gene encoding tRNA glutamyl-Q(34) synthetase GluQRS — protein MSTPYIGRLAPSPTGLLHLGHARTFWVAAERARAAGGRLLLRNDDLDRARCRSEFVSAMQEDLRWLGLDWDGAMLAQSTRFDRYRAALRQLHAAGALFACTRSRRDVLEAAGAPHEGGVDDEPVYPREFRPRVDTPLPPLDTPGVNWRFRVPDGEPLRFTDGAAGEQRAIAGRDFGDFIVWRRDDTPSYQLATTVDDGEFGVTEVVRGEDLIRSTFRQLLLFRALGLPAPAFFHTPLVLDAAGHRLAKRHDALALRTLREQGVSPAALREQFSRELTPLVSRPLP, from the coding sequence TTGTCCACTCCCTACATCGGCCGGCTCGCGCCATCCCCCACCGGGCTCCTCCACCTCGGGCACGCTCGCACATTCTGGGTGGCCGCCGAGCGCGCTCGCGCGGCCGGCGGCCGGTTGCTCCTGCGCAACGACGACCTCGACCGCGCCCGCTGCCGCTCCGAGTTCGTCAGCGCCATGCAAGAGGACCTTCGCTGGCTCGGGCTCGACTGGGATGGCGCGATGCTCGCCCAGAGTACGCGTTTCGACCGGTACCGCGCCGCGTTGCGCCAACTGCACGCCGCCGGGGCCCTCTTCGCCTGCACCCGCTCCCGCCGCGATGTCCTCGAGGCCGCCGGCGCTCCCCACGAGGGCGGAGTCGACGACGAGCCCGTCTACCCCCGCGAGTTCCGCCCGCGCGTCGACACTCCGCTCCCTCCGCTGGACACCCCCGGCGTGAACTGGCGCTTCCGCGTCCCCGATGGCGAGCCACTGCGCTTCACCGACGGCGCCGCCGGCGAACAGCGGGCGATCGCCGGACGCGACTTTGGCGATTTCATCGTCTGGCGCCGCGACGACACCCCGAGTTATCAGCTCGCCACGACGGTCGACGACGGCGAGTTCGGCGTCACTGAGGTCGTGCGGGGCGAAGACCTCATCCGCAGCACCTTTCGCCAGCTCCTGCTGTTTCGCGCCCTGGGCCTGCCCGCGCCCGCGTTCTTCCACACTCCCCTCGTCCTCGACGCCGCGGGTCACAGGCTGGCCAAACGCCACGATGCGCTCGCGCTCCGCACGCTGCGCGAACAGGGTGTCTCCCCCGCCGCCCTCCGCGAACAATTCTCCCGCGAACTAACCCCGCTCGTCTCCCGCCCCCTTCCATGA
- a CDS encoding TIGR00730 family Rossman fold protein, with protein sequence MNTPLPAKPAVSSSRFLCVYCASSDRLDPKYYAAAAELGREMVLRGWGLVYGGGKTGVMGAVARAVKQSGGKVVGVIPEFMKARELAYSDADEIVTVVTMRERKLLMETRADAFVTLPGGWGTLEEIMEILTLRQLDVVRKPCVIFNQDGFYDDLLRMFDRMLTERFYKTSNQDLYRVAGSVPDVFTHLEAGVGPLRESKWFETR encoded by the coding sequence TTGAACACGCCTCTTCCCGCCAAGCCCGCCGTCTCCTCCTCCCGTTTTCTCTGTGTTTACTGTGCGTCCAGCGACCGGCTGGACCCAAAGTATTACGCGGCGGCGGCCGAACTCGGACGCGAGATGGTCCTGCGCGGCTGGGGGCTGGTTTACGGCGGCGGCAAGACCGGGGTGATGGGGGCGGTGGCGCGCGCGGTGAAGCAGTCCGGCGGCAAGGTGGTGGGGGTGATCCCGGAGTTCATGAAGGCGCGGGAGCTGGCCTACAGTGATGCGGACGAGATCGTGACCGTGGTCACGATGCGGGAGCGCAAGCTGCTGATGGAAACGCGGGCCGATGCGTTTGTGACCCTGCCCGGCGGCTGGGGCACGCTCGAGGAAATCATGGAGATTCTCACGCTCCGGCAGTTGGACGTCGTGCGGAAGCCATGTGTGATCTTCAACCAGGACGGGTTCTATGATGACCTCCTGCGGATGTTCGACCGCATGCTGACGGAGCGTTTCTACAAGACTTCGAACCAGGACCTGTACCGCGTCGCGGGCAGCGTGCCGGACGTGTTCACGCACCTCGAGGCCGGCGTAGGACCATTGCGCGAGTCGAAGTGGTTTGAGACGCGCTGA
- a CDS encoding winged helix-turn-helix domain-containing protein, whose product MIAIVSSNPAERLALSSLCESRSWPHLECESVRAFRALLGHTLPRVVLVRNRLEDGYSDDVFAALKSAGLLPSTKTIVLLAAGTSSAQEARQVALGADCVHRDPARADVLVEYLDRYRAAPGTDRQAELPRAVTRTFPFASAVVRPSTRTIECDGRKTTLTPRELAFAELLSERHDDVVSYHAMYSELLGRRFAGDTSNMRVLLGKLGQSLERIDLNVRDWIEVIPKTGYRYHSGGR is encoded by the coding sequence GTGATCGCGATCGTCTCGAGCAACCCCGCCGAACGCCTCGCCCTGAGCTCCTTGTGCGAGAGCCGTTCCTGGCCGCACCTCGAGTGTGAGTCGGTCCGCGCCTTTCGCGCCCTGCTTGGCCACACCCTGCCTCGGGTCGTGCTCGTGCGCAACCGGCTCGAGGATGGCTATTCCGACGACGTCTTCGCCGCCCTGAAATCCGCCGGCCTCCTGCCCTCGACCAAGACCATCGTGCTCCTCGCCGCCGGGACTTCGTCCGCCCAGGAGGCCCGCCAGGTCGCACTCGGGGCGGACTGCGTGCACCGCGATCCCGCCCGGGCCGACGTCCTCGTTGAGTACCTCGATCGTTACCGCGCCGCGCCCGGCACCGATCGCCAGGCCGAGCTGCCCCGCGCCGTCACACGCACCTTCCCGTTCGCCAGCGCGGTCGTCCGGCCTTCGACCCGCACCATCGAGTGCGACGGCCGCAAGACGACGCTCACGCCGCGCGAACTCGCCTTCGCCGAGCTGCTTTCGGAGCGCCATGACGACGTGGTCAGCTACCACGCGATGTACTCCGAGCTTCTCGGCCGCCGTTTCGCCGGCGACACGAGCAACATGCGCGTCCTCCTCGGCAAGCTCGGCCAATCCCTCGAGCGCATCGACCTCAACGTCCGCGACTGGATCGAGGTCATCCCCAAGACCGGCTACCGCTACCACTCCGGCGGCCGCTAG
- a CDS encoding response regulator — protein sequence MPRILVVDDERQIHASLRLRIGSDYDLAFCFSAREALDRIERERFDLCIADIHMPEMDGLTFVEEAQKTDPELGFIFLSAFDTDENLRRAIPLQVFDFIGKPLPDRDGFEDRIPGWIEQTRNRRHQRALAQHSKEMVQDLQSAQLEREVELVASESARDALLQTAGLLTTIHAHLLSSSTLLNQRAKSDPSLGHLLRSLEEARKTADAAILVTESFFDSAYGNRDTSPAVVNPGLRHAINIATRMSHAEEMHKTVDVTPASDEVIVREISGIDFLLMMVPAIGLALYTTAPETTVRVTTEHVARLENASRDSRYRQHLWINRRNALTSHAGVTITVTCGAAPLNRAVAEAWLKGASTPLPAITARGLVLGMQKAKGLLGIAVESSGEVFQLVLVLPT from the coding sequence ATGCCTCGAATCCTGGTGGTCGATGACGAACGCCAGATCCACGCGTCGCTGCGCCTGCGCATCGGGTCCGACTACGACCTGGCGTTCTGCTTCAGCGCCCGCGAAGCCCTCGATCGCATCGAGCGCGAGCGTTTCGACTTGTGCATCGCCGACATCCACATGCCGGAAATGGACGGGCTGACCTTTGTCGAGGAGGCGCAAAAGACCGACCCCGAGCTCGGCTTCATCTTTCTCAGCGCCTTCGACACCGACGAGAACCTCCGGCGCGCCATTCCGCTCCAGGTTTTCGACTTCATCGGCAAGCCCCTGCCCGACCGCGATGGCTTCGAGGACCGCATTCCGGGCTGGATTGAGCAAACCCGCAACCGGCGCCACCAGCGTGCCCTGGCTCAGCACTCGAAAGAGATGGTGCAGGACCTCCAGTCGGCCCAGCTCGAACGCGAGGTCGAGCTCGTCGCCTCCGAGAGCGCCCGCGACGCCCTGCTCCAGACTGCCGGCCTCCTCACCACGATCCACGCCCACCTGCTGAGCAGCTCCACCCTGCTCAACCAGCGCGCCAAGTCCGATCCCTCGCTCGGCCATCTCCTGCGCAGCCTCGAGGAAGCACGCAAAACCGCCGATGCCGCCATCCTCGTGACGGAGAGCTTCTTCGACTCCGCCTACGGCAATCGCGACACCTCGCCCGCCGTGGTGAATCCCGGGCTCCGGCACGCCATCAACATTGCCACCCGGATGAGCCATGCCGAGGAGATGCACAAAACGGTCGACGTCACGCCCGCGAGCGACGAGGTGATCGTGCGCGAGATCTCGGGCATCGATTTTCTGCTCATGATGGTGCCCGCGATCGGCCTCGCCCTCTACACCACGGCGCCCGAAACCACCGTCCGTGTGACCACTGAGCATGTGGCCCGCCTCGAAAATGCGTCCAGGGACTCCCGCTACCGGCAACACCTTTGGATCAATCGCCGCAACGCGCTCACCAGCCACGCCGGCGTCACGATCACGGTCACCTGTGGCGCCGCGCCGTTGAACCGCGCCGTGGCCGAGGCCTGGCTCAAGGGCGCGAGCACCCCTCTCCCCGCGATCACCGCGCGCGGGCTCGTGCTCGGCATGCAGAAGGCCAAGGGCTTGCTCGGCATCGCCGTCGAATCCAGCGGCGAGGTCTTTCAGCTGGTTCTGGTCCTTCCCACTTAA
- a CDS encoding YafY family protein, translating into MNRTDRLVAMVMHLQGRRVVRAEELARRFEISLRTVYRDISALAEAGVPILGEAGVGYSLVRGYNLPPVMLTADEAAALAVGAQMVRQFGDASVAEPMASAIDKLRAILPRERQEQVDRLGRQTVIRNPTCRPAAEPQTQPWLLAVQHGVAQRRVLRLRYRSSAVGEETQRDVEPLGVVFYGGAWYLVAWCRLRGDFRHFRVDRVQGLELLPETFAARPDFSLTRHLREQDKRDESESARVWFSDRAIKRARNESQATLIEERRRDDGAEYTMFTFSLEWLARWLLGFGADAEAIAPMELREQVRRQAEAIAERHSDALVAG; encoded by the coding sequence ATGAATCGGACGGATCGACTCGTAGCGATGGTGATGCACCTCCAGGGGCGGCGGGTGGTGCGCGCGGAGGAGCTGGCGCGGCGCTTCGAGATCAGCCTCCGGACGGTTTACCGGGACATTTCGGCGCTGGCGGAGGCGGGCGTGCCGATCCTGGGCGAGGCGGGGGTGGGGTACAGCTTGGTGCGCGGCTACAATTTGCCGCCGGTGATGCTGACGGCGGACGAGGCGGCGGCGCTGGCGGTGGGGGCGCAGATGGTGCGGCAGTTTGGCGACGCATCCGTGGCGGAGCCGATGGCCTCGGCGATTGATAAACTGCGGGCGATCCTGCCGCGGGAACGTCAGGAGCAGGTAGACAGGCTGGGCCGGCAGACCGTGATCCGGAACCCCACCTGCCGGCCGGCGGCGGAGCCGCAGACCCAACCCTGGCTGCTGGCGGTGCAGCACGGCGTGGCGCAGCGCCGGGTGTTGCGGTTGCGGTACCGCTCCAGCGCGGTGGGGGAGGAGACGCAGCGCGACGTCGAGCCACTGGGCGTGGTTTTCTATGGCGGAGCCTGGTACCTGGTGGCGTGGTGCCGGTTGCGGGGAGATTTCCGGCACTTTCGGGTGGATCGCGTGCAGGGGTTGGAACTGTTGCCGGAGACCTTCGCGGCGCGGCCGGATTTTTCGCTCACGCGGCACCTGCGCGAGCAGGACAAGCGGGATGAGTCGGAATCGGCGCGCGTGTGGTTCTCCGATCGCGCGATCAAGCGGGCACGCAACGAGAGCCAGGCGACACTGATCGAGGAACGTCGGCGCGACGACGGGGCGGAGTACACGATGTTCACCTTTTCCCTCGAGTGGCTGGCGCGCTGGCTCCTCGGTTTCGGCGCGGACGCGGAAGCCATTGCCCCGATGGAGTTGCGGGAACAGGTCCGCCGGCAGGCCGAGGCGATCGCGGAGCGGCACAGCGACGCCCTGGTGGCGGGCTGA
- a CDS encoding VOC family protein, which yields MISIKEFAFTGYPVTDMTRARAFYEGLLGLKPASVFEHDGRHWIEYEAAGGTLAITNMAEQWKPSSQGPSIALEVVDFGDAVAQLKAAQVRFTLEPVSTGVCSMAVVLDPDGNCVTVHKRNAP from the coding sequence ATGATCTCGATCAAAGAATTCGCATTCACCGGGTATCCGGTGACGGACATGACCCGCGCACGCGCGTTTTACGAAGGACTCCTGGGGTTGAAGCCGGCCTCGGTGTTTGAGCACGACGGGCGGCATTGGATCGAGTACGAGGCCGCGGGCGGCACGCTGGCCATCACCAACATGGCGGAGCAATGGAAGCCCTCGAGCCAAGGGCCGTCGATTGCGCTGGAGGTCGTGGATTTCGGCGATGCGGTCGCGCAACTGAAGGCGGCGCAGGTGCGGTTCACCTTGGAACCTGTGAGCACCGGTGTGTGCTCGATGGCGGTCGTACTCGATCCGGATGGCAACTGTGTGACGGTGCACAAACGCAACGCTCCGTGA
- a CDS encoding VOC family protein produces MYTANRLFYVEFYARDPERTKAFFGDVLGWTFKAYGPDYTEFSDGAMTGGIVRGDRRSRIADGGVLLVTYTPELERMRDLVVKHGGTITQDIFAFPGGRRFHYAEPSGNELSICALDE; encoded by the coding sequence ATGTACACCGCCAATCGTCTCTTCTATGTCGAATTCTACGCCCGGGATCCGGAGCGCACCAAAGCCTTCTTCGGGGACGTCCTCGGCTGGACGTTCAAGGCGTACGGTCCCGATTACACGGAGTTTTCCGACGGCGCCATGACCGGCGGAATCGTGCGCGGGGATCGTCGCAGTCGGATCGCCGACGGCGGCGTGCTGCTGGTGACGTACACGCCGGAGCTGGAGCGGATGCGCGACCTCGTGGTGAAGCACGGCGGGACGATCACGCAGGACATCTTCGCGTTTCCCGGCGGTCGGCGGTTTCACTACGCCGAGCCGAGTGGCAACGAGCTTTCGATCTGCGCGCTGGACGAGTGA